One window of the Chryseotalea sp. WA131a genome contains the following:
- a CDS encoding ATP phosphoribosyltransferase encodes MLRIAIQKSGRLQEDSLKLLKESGLIFSNGKDQLKTQARNFPVEILFLRDDDIPQYIEDNVADAGIVGENVWIEKQKKNDLVKRLDFAKCRLSIAVPRSENYTSVNYLDGKNIATSYPVIVQRFLDTHNIKAGIHEISGSVEIAPGIGLADAICDIVSTGSTLMSNGLKEVETVMQSEAVLIASPQLAQSKKEILDKLIFRFEAVQSAKNNKYILLNCPNESIKLITDVIPGMKSPTIMPLSRAGWSSLHSVVNENDFWEKIDLLKSFGAEGILVIPIEKMIA; translated from the coding sequence ATGCTACGAATCGCCATCCAAAAATCCGGTCGACTGCAAGAAGACAGTTTGAAGCTGTTAAAAGAGAGCGGTCTCATTTTTAGCAACGGCAAAGACCAATTAAAAACCCAAGCCAGAAATTTTCCTGTTGAAATTTTGTTTTTAAGGGATGATGACATTCCACAATATATTGAAGACAACGTAGCCGATGCGGGTATTGTTGGTGAAAACGTTTGGATCGAAAAACAGAAGAAAAATGATTTAGTAAAGCGACTGGATTTTGCCAAGTGCCGTCTTTCCATTGCCGTACCACGTTCTGAAAATTACACGAGCGTAAATTATCTCGATGGAAAAAACATTGCCACCTCCTACCCTGTTATTGTGCAGCGGTTTTTAGATACGCACAACATCAAAGCGGGCATCCACGAAATCAGTGGCTCGGTAGAAATAGCACCTGGCATAGGCTTGGCCGATGCCATTTGTGATATTGTAAGTACCGGCAGCACTCTCATGAGTAACGGGCTAAAAGAAGTTGAGACGGTAATGCAAAGCGAAGCGGTGCTGATTGCATCCCCTCAATTGGCTCAGAGCAAAAAAGAAATTTTAGATAAACTCATCTTTCGATTTGAGGCTGTTCAATCCGCGAAGAATAACAAATACATTTTATTGAATTGCCCAAACGAATCAATCAAACTCATTACTGATGTAATTCCCGGAATGAAAAGTCCCACTATCATGCCATTGAGTCGCGCAGGATGGTCATCGCTGCACAGCGTGGTAAATGAAAACGACTTTTGGGAAAAAATTGATTTACTAAAGTCATTTGGAGCCGAGGGGATTTTGGTAATTCCAATAGAGAAGATGATTGCTTAA
- the hisD gene encoding histidinol dehydrogenase, translating into MKIIIEPNKQEWPALCQRPQLETDFLEGSVKNILNRVKQSGDAALRELSLQFDKVNINQLQVSEAEINEAVAETPTELKEAIQIAANNIRKFHAVQKRETLSIETMPGVTCWRKGVAIQKVGIYIPGGSAPLFSTVLMLGIPATLAGCEEIVLCTPPSANGKINAAILFTAQLVGIKKIFKAGGSQAIAAMAYGTETIPQVSKIFGPGNQYVTKAKQLINTEGVAIDMPAGPSEVLVLADESAASAFLAADLLSQAEHGEDSQVVLVATHKAIIENVIKEIEKQLEKLPRKTIAEAALKNSLAVVIKDKEVSIDFINHYAPEHLIINSSNCDEISEKIVNAGSIFLGQYSPESVGDYASGTNHTLPTNGYAKAYGGVSLESFVKYITIQKLSKEGLKNISKAVTTMAEAEQLQAHANAVYVRQ; encoded by the coding sequence ATGAAAATCATAATTGAACCTAATAAACAAGAATGGCCTGCACTCTGCCAACGGCCACAGCTGGAGACTGACTTTTTAGAAGGGAGCGTAAAAAATATCTTGAATCGCGTAAAGCAATCGGGTGATGCTGCGTTGCGTGAATTGAGTTTGCAATTCGATAAAGTAAACATCAACCAACTACAGGTTAGTGAAGCAGAAATCAATGAAGCTGTTGCTGAAACCCCAACCGAGCTAAAAGAAGCCATACAAATAGCAGCCAACAACATTCGAAAATTCCATGCTGTACAAAAGAGAGAAACGCTCTCTATTGAAACCATGCCTGGTGTAACATGCTGGCGCAAAGGTGTAGCCATTCAAAAAGTAGGCATCTATATTCCGGGCGGTTCTGCTCCACTTTTTTCTACGGTGTTGATGCTGGGCATACCCGCCACACTGGCTGGCTGTGAAGAAATTGTATTGTGTACGCCACCCTCTGCCAATGGAAAAATAAACGCAGCCATTTTATTCACGGCACAATTGGTGGGCATTAAAAAGATTTTTAAGGCTGGTGGATCACAAGCTATCGCTGCCATGGCGTACGGAACGGAAACCATTCCACAAGTGAGCAAAATTTTTGGTCCCGGAAATCAATACGTGACCAAAGCCAAACAATTGATCAACACCGAGGGGGTTGCAATCGATATGCCTGCTGGCCCTTCTGAGGTTTTGGTGTTGGCCGATGAAAGCGCTGCGTCTGCGTTCTTGGCTGCAGATTTACTCTCTCAAGCCGAGCATGGAGAAGACAGTCAGGTGGTATTGGTTGCCACGCATAAAGCTATTATTGAAAATGTCATTAAAGAAATAGAAAAGCAGCTAGAAAAATTACCCCGTAAAACGATAGCAGAGGCCGCATTAAAAAATAGTTTGGCGGTTGTCATAAAAGACAAAGAAGTATCCATCGACTTCATTAATCACTACGCGCCTGAGCATTTGATTATCAATTCAAGTAATTGCGATGAAATTTCTGAAAAAATAGTCAACGCAGGTTCTATTTTCCTAGGCCAATACTCGCCTGAATCAGTTGGCGACTATGCATCTGGCACCAACCATACGTTGCCTACCAACGGATATGCAAAAGCATATGGAGGTGTGTCATTAGAAAGTTTTGTAAAATATATCACCATTCAAAAGCTGTCGAAAGAAGGATTGAAAAACATTAGCAAAGCAGTGACAACTATGGCGGAAGCTGAGCAATTGCAAGCACACGCCAACGCAGTTTACGTTCGACAATAA
- the hisC gene encoding histidinol-phosphate transaminase produces the protein MKLDIDSLVRKNIQRLKPYSSARDEFQGTASVFLDANENPNPSPYNRYPDPLQKELKSKLSSIKKVTPENIFLGNGSDEPIDLLFRAFCEPGIDNVVIPQPTYGMYSVSANINNIEIKQVSLTPDFDLDVTAIKNCWDNNSKLLFLCSPNNPSGNLLSREKIIELVNSFHGLVIVDEAYIDFTNQPSFSQRLNEFNNLVILQTLSKAWGLAAIRLGMCFANKAIIQVLNKIKSPYNISILTQQIALKELEMEERKEKWVKEILDERENLIQQLKSIKSVITVYTSDANFVLAKMKDAKLMYQKLIEREIVVRDRSSVILCDNCLRITVGTKTENQKLLNSLIAID, from the coding sequence ATGAAATTAGATATTGATTCGCTCGTTCGAAAAAATATTCAGCGCCTAAAGCCGTATTCATCTGCGCGTGACGAATTTCAAGGCACGGCTTCGGTTTTTTTGGATGCAAACGAAAACCCCAACCCATCTCCTTACAATCGTTATCCAGACCCATTGCAAAAAGAGTTGAAATCAAAACTCAGCTCTATCAAGAAAGTTACTCCTGAGAATATCTTTTTGGGAAACGGAAGCGATGAGCCCATCGATTTATTGTTTAGAGCCTTTTGTGAACCAGGCATCGATAATGTAGTCATTCCACAACCCACCTATGGCATGTATTCGGTGAGCGCGAATATTAACAACATAGAGATTAAACAGGTTTCGCTAACACCAGATTTTGACTTGGATGTAACCGCAATAAAAAATTGCTGGGACAATAACTCGAAACTCCTTTTCCTCTGTAGTCCCAATAACCCCTCGGGAAATTTGTTAAGCCGTGAAAAGATTATTGAGCTGGTAAATTCATTTCACGGGTTAGTGATTGTTGACGAAGCCTATATCGACTTTACTAACCAGCCCAGTTTTAGTCAACGGCTGAATGAGTTTAACAATCTAGTTATTCTTCAAACCCTTTCAAAAGCATGGGGACTTGCGGCCATACGTTTGGGAATGTGTTTCGCAAACAAAGCCATCATTCAAGTGCTGAACAAAATAAAATCTCCTTACAACATCTCCATCCTCACGCAACAAATCGCCTTGAAAGAACTTGAAATGGAAGAGAGAAAAGAAAAGTGGGTGAAAGAGATTTTGGACGAAAGGGAGAATCTTATTCAACAACTCAAATCGATAAAGTCGGTTATTACCGTTTATACATCCGATGCCAATTTTGTGTTGGCAAAAATGAAGGACGCGAAACTGATGTACCAAAAATTAATTGAGCGGGAAATAGTCGTCCGCGACCGTTCTTCCGTAATTTTATGCGATAATTGTTTGCGCATCACCGTAGGCACAAAAACGGAAAATCAAAAGTTACTAAACTCTCTAATTGCCATTGACTAG
- the hisB gene encoding bifunctional histidinol-phosphatase/imidazoleglycerol-phosphate dehydratase HisB has product MKRVLFIDRDGTLIHEPADDPQIDSLEKLLFIPGVFTWLGKLVREMDFELVMVTNQDGLGTKSFPEETFWPVQNLVIKTLEGEGIKFSSVYIDRSLPEENKPTRKPGTAMLTDFFSNNYDLTHSLVIGDRLTDIELAKNLGAQGVLLNDGSLKQRLEASSFGDACVAVVESWKEIYEAIKPKRVAFVERKTNETTIHIDINLDGSGRSNIKTGLGFFDHMLDQVSRHGLIDLDIYVKGDLQVDEHHTIEDTALALGEAFNKALSDKRGIERYGFFLPMDDCIAQVAIDFGGRPWLVWEAEFKREKIGEMPTEMFFHFFKSFSDTAKCNLNIKAEGTNEHHKIEGIFKAFARAIKMAVRKDPFSNQLPSTKGTLE; this is encoded by the coding sequence ATGAAACGCGTTTTATTCATCGATCGAGACGGTACTTTGATTCACGAGCCAGCCGATGACCCCCAAATTGATAGTTTGGAAAAACTTTTGTTTATACCGGGTGTATTTACATGGTTAGGGAAATTGGTTCGCGAAATGGATTTTGAATTAGTGATGGTAACAAACCAAGACGGGCTGGGTACCAAGAGTTTTCCGGAAGAAACCTTTTGGCCGGTTCAGAATTTGGTTATAAAAACATTAGAAGGAGAAGGAATCAAATTTTCATCGGTGTATATCGACCGTTCCTTGCCTGAAGAAAATAAACCTACTCGCAAACCGGGCACGGCTATGCTCACGGATTTTTTCTCAAACAATTACGACTTAACCCATTCCCTTGTTATTGGTGACCGGCTTACGGATATTGAACTTGCAAAAAACTTAGGTGCGCAAGGTGTTTTACTTAATGATGGAAGTTTGAAACAGCGATTAGAAGCTTCCTCTTTCGGTGATGCTTGTGTGGCGGTTGTAGAATCCTGGAAAGAGATTTACGAAGCGATTAAACCCAAACGTGTTGCTTTTGTTGAGCGAAAAACAAACGAAACCACTATCCATATCGATATCAACCTCGATGGCTCGGGTAGATCAAACATCAAAACGGGGCTAGGCTTTTTCGACCACATGCTGGACCAAGTATCACGGCACGGGTTAATCGATTTAGACATTTATGTAAAAGGCGATTTGCAAGTTGATGAACACCACACCATTGAAGATACAGCCTTGGCATTGGGAGAAGCATTTAACAAAGCACTAAGCGACAAAAGAGGTATCGAACGCTATGGTTTTTTTCTGCCAATGGATGATTGCATAGCTCAAGTTGCGATTGACTTTGGTGGCAGACCTTGGTTGGTTTGGGAAGCGGAATTTAAACGCGAGAAAATCGGTGAGATGCCAACTGAAATGTTCTTTCATTTCTTCAAATCATTTTCTGATACCGCAAAGTGTAACCTCAACATTAAAGCAGAAGGCACAAACGAGCATCACAAAATTGAAGGTATCTTTAAGGCTTTTGCTAGAGCAATAAAGATGGCTGTGCGAAAAGACCCCTTTAGCAATCAATTACCGAGTACAAAGGGAACATTGGAATAA
- the hisH gene encoding imidazole glycerol phosphate synthase subunit HisH: MKIAVIKYNAGNIRSIAFALERLGIDYSITDDVEKIKSADKVIFPGVGEASTTMRYLTEMKVDKLIINLKQPVLGICLGMQLMCKYSDENNTPCLGIFDETVKLFKPVQNQKVPHIGWNSLTLSNGWLDSKLDDEFVYFVHSYFVPVNQDTVAITNYIQRFSAAMQKDNFYAVQFHPEKSAAAGELVLKSFLNHT; encoded by the coding sequence ATGAAGATAGCCGTTATCAAATACAATGCAGGCAACATCCGCTCGATAGCGTTTGCTTTGGAACGATTGGGCATCGACTATTCAATTACGGATGATGTTGAAAAAATAAAATCGGCCGATAAAGTTATCTTTCCTGGTGTGGGTGAAGCAAGTACAACCATGCGTTATCTCACCGAAATGAAAGTAGACAAATTGATTATCAATCTGAAACAACCTGTCTTGGGTATTTGTTTAGGAATGCAGTTGATGTGCAAATACTCAGATGAAAACAACACACCCTGCTTGGGCATATTTGATGAAACGGTGAAACTTTTCAAGCCCGTTCAAAACCAAAAAGTACCGCACATAGGTTGGAATTCACTCACACTATCAAATGGCTGGCTTGATTCAAAACTTGATGATGAATTTGTTTACTTTGTACACAGTTATTTTGTTCCTGTCAATCAGGATACTGTAGCCATTACCAATTATATTCAACGTTTTAGTGCTGCCATGCAAAAAGACAATTTTTATGCGGTTCAATTTCACCCAGAAAAATCTGCTGCTGCGGGGGAATTAGTCTTGAAAAGTTTTTTGAACCACACCTAA
- the hisA gene encoding 1-(5-phosphoribosyl)-5-[(5-phosphoribosylamino)methylideneamino]imidazole-4-carboxamide isomerase: MRIIPAIDIIDGKCVRLTKGDYNQMKVYNDDPVEVALEFQNADLEYLHLVDLDGAKEGKVVNWNVINKIQAETALLVDFGGGVKTDKEVSELLDLGISQINVGSLAVKEPERFIKWLKDFGAENFILSADVKGENVAINGWLEETEFRLFDLVSKFEAHGLEYLTCTDIESDGTMKGPNFGLYKKLKKRFPNLKIVASGGISSLQDLRELQHIKVFGAVVGKAIYEGKIKLEELRVAFGNQGSVLGEI; the protein is encoded by the coding sequence ATGAGAATCATCCCTGCTATTGATATTATTGACGGTAAATGTGTTCGCCTTACCAAAGGTGATTACAACCAAATGAAAGTCTACAACGATGACCCGGTGGAAGTAGCGCTTGAATTTCAAAATGCCGACCTAGAATATTTGCACTTGGTAGATTTAGATGGTGCAAAAGAAGGTAAAGTTGTAAACTGGAATGTCATTAATAAAATACAAGCAGAGACTGCCCTTCTCGTTGATTTTGGTGGGGGCGTAAAAACCGACAAAGAGGTTAGTGAGTTGCTGGATTTGGGCATCAGCCAAATAAATGTCGGCAGTTTGGCGGTGAAAGAACCTGAAAGATTTATCAAGTGGCTAAAGGATTTTGGTGCTGAAAATTTTATTTTAAGTGCGGATGTAAAAGGTGAAAATGTGGCCATTAACGGTTGGCTGGAAGAAACTGAATTTCGTTTGTTCGATTTGGTTAGCAAGTTTGAAGCGCATGGATTGGAGTACCTTACTTGCACCGACATTGAATCGGATGGCACAATGAAGGGACCTAACTTTGGACTCTACAAAAAATTAAAAAAACGTTTCCCTAATCTAAAAATTGTAGCAAGCGGAGGCATTAGCTCTCTTCAAGATTTACGAGAACTTCAGCACATAAAAGTGTTCGGTGCCGTTGTGGGTAAAGCTATTTATGAAGGCAAAATTAAACTGGAAGAACTCCGTGTTGCGTTTGGAAATCAGGGATCGGTGCTTGGTGAGATTTAG
- the hisF gene encoding imidazole glycerol phosphate synthase subunit HisF, with the protein MLTKRIIPCLDIKDGRTVKGINFVDLRDAGDPVELGAAYAQQGADELVFLDISATNEKRKTLSNLVKEIATHVNIPFTVGGGISSIDDVAPLLEAGADKVSINSAAVKRPELINELAKAFGSQFVVLAIDARKVDNQWLVHTHGGKVGTDKKLFSWAKEGQDRGAGEILFTSMDNDGTKKGFAIDPLAKLNQLLQIPVIASGGAGKMEDFLEAFVIGKADAALAATLFHFGEIKIPDLKNYLKTNNLPIRI; encoded by the coding sequence GTGTTAACCAAACGCATCATACCCTGCCTCGATATAAAAGACGGACGAACCGTAAAAGGCATCAACTTTGTTGATTTGCGTGATGCAGGCGACCCTGTTGAATTGGGTGCAGCGTATGCTCAACAGGGCGCAGATGAATTGGTCTTCTTAGACATCTCCGCCACCAACGAAAAAAGAAAGACACTCTCGAATTTGGTAAAAGAAATCGCCACACACGTAAACATTCCGTTTACCGTGGGCGGAGGCATCAGCTCAATTGATGATGTTGCTCCGCTATTAGAAGCAGGTGCTGATAAGGTGAGCATCAACTCTGCGGCTGTAAAGCGACCGGAACTAATCAATGAACTGGCAAAAGCATTCGGTTCGCAGTTTGTAGTGTTGGCGATTGATGCACGAAAAGTTGATAACCAATGGCTGGTGCATACGCACGGTGGCAAAGTTGGTACTGATAAAAAACTCTTCAGTTGGGCTAAAGAAGGTCAAGACCGAGGCGCAGGCGAAATATTATTCACCAGCATGGACAACGATGGCACCAAAAAAGGTTTTGCAATCGACCCCTTGGCAAAGCTCAACCAACTTTTGCAAATCCCCGTCATCGCTTCGGGTGGAGCCGGCAAGATGGAGGATTTCTTAGAAGCTTTTGTTATTGGCAAAGCCGATGCCGCACTGGCTGCTACACTATTTCATTTTGGTGAAATAAAAATCCCAGACCTAAAAAATTATTTAAAGACCAACAACCTCCCTATCCGTATTTAA
- a CDS encoding bifunctional phosphoribosyl-AMP cyclohydrolase/phosphoribosyl-ATP diphosphatase HisIE, protein MLDINALDFKKSNGLLPCIVQDSSTQVVLMLGYMNEEALQKTLAEKKLTFFSRTKQRLWAKGETSGNFLHLVDAFQDCDNDTLLFKVKPAGPACHTGADTCFNQKNETQGLEFLETIIQQRKLNPKEDSYTNQLLNSGINKVAQKVGEEAVELVIEAKDNNRDLFLGEAADLIYHYLVLLAAKGHSLSDVVSVLKQRHK, encoded by the coding sequence ATGCTTGACATAAACGCACTCGATTTTAAAAAAAGCAACGGGCTTCTGCCCTGCATTGTACAAGACAGTTCCACCCAAGTGGTGCTTATGCTCGGATACATGAATGAAGAAGCGCTGCAAAAAACACTGGCCGAAAAAAAACTTACCTTCTTCAGTCGTACTAAACAACGCCTTTGGGCGAAAGGTGAGACTTCTGGCAATTTTTTACATTTGGTAGATGCCTTCCAAGACTGCGACAACGACACGCTGCTGTTTAAAGTTAAACCTGCTGGCCCAGCTTGTCACACCGGAGCCGACACCTGCTTCAATCAAAAAAATGAAACGCAAGGGCTGGAGTTTTTAGAAACCATCATTCAACAACGAAAGCTAAACCCAAAAGAAGATTCGTACACCAATCAATTACTCAACTCAGGGATTAACAAAGTGGCTCAAAAAGTAGGCGAAGAAGCAGTGGAGCTAGTGATTGAAGCGAAGGATAACAACCGTGACTTATTTCTGGGCGAAGCCGCAGACCTCATTTATCATTATCTTGTATTGCTGGCGGCCAAAGGTCATTCGCTTAGCGATGTGGTTTCGGTATTGAAACAGCGACATAAGTAA
- the gyrA gene encoding DNA gyrase subunit A — protein MAEDSNLPARQNIIPINIEDEMRGAYIDYSMSVIISRALPDVRDGLKPVHRRVLYGMLELGVNYNRPYKKSARIVGDVMGKYHPHGDASIYDTMVRMAQEWSMRYMLVDGQGNFGSVDGDPPAAMRYTEARLRRIAEELLSDINKNTVDFQPTYDDQNSEPTVLPAKVPNLLINGSSGIAVGMATNMAPHNLTEVVDGIIAYIDNRDITIAELMKFVLGPDFPTGGIIYGYQGIQEAFLTGRGKIVIRAKAEIVTNAHGKDQIVATEIPYQVNKAQMIERTAVLINEKKIEGISDMRDESDRDGFRVVYDLKKDAIPNIVLNNLFKYTQLQSSFGVNNVALVKGRPQTLNLKDLIVHFVDHRHEVVVRRTKFELDEAEKRAHILEGYLIALDHLDEVISLIRNSKDPEEAKTGLIERFSLSEIQSKAILEMRLQRLTGLERDKILQEYQEVKALIDRLNEILASEPVRMGIIKDELLEMKERYGDARRTQIVHSEDDITVEDMIPNEEMVITISNQGYIKRTSLSEYRTQGRGGIGSKAVSTKEDDFTEHLFVAQAHNYLLIFTEKGQVYWKKAYEIPEGAKTSKGRAIQNLLNIDAGDRVCAVLNVKNLEDQEYINNTFVILCTEQGTIKKTSLEAYSRPRANGITSITVHDGDRLLNAALTNGTNHIIIAKSEGKAVHFNESDVRPMGRTAAGVRGVTLESDQDKVIGMVCISREDANLLVVSEKGYGKRSDITDYRITRRGGKGVKTINITGKTGKLVAIKEVVDNDDLMIINKSGISIRIKVEQLRVMGRATQGVRLIKLNEDDAISSVEKIQQIEGAIDTPEGENPINENPTT, from the coding sequence GTGGCCGAAGACTCTAACCTACCTGCGAGACAGAACATAATTCCGATTAATATTGAAGATGAAATGCGTGGCGCTTACATCGATTATTCGATGTCCGTCATCATTTCCCGAGCCTTGCCAGATGTGCGCGATGGATTGAAACCCGTTCATAGAAGAGTATTGTACGGCATGTTAGAATTGGGTGTTAACTACAACCGCCCCTACAAAAAATCAGCCCGCATTGTGGGCGATGTAATGGGTAAGTATCACCCCCATGGCGATGCCTCTATTTACGATACCATGGTGCGCATGGCACAAGAGTGGAGCATGCGCTACATGTTGGTAGACGGCCAAGGAAACTTTGGCTCGGTAGATGGTGATCCGCCAGCTGCCATGCGCTATACAGAAGCACGTTTGCGTAGGATTGCCGAAGAACTTCTTTCGGATATCAATAAAAATACGGTTGATTTTCAACCTACTTACGATGATCAAAATTCCGAGCCAACAGTTCTTCCGGCTAAGGTTCCGAATTTGTTGATCAATGGATCGAGCGGTATTGCGGTGGGTATGGCCACCAATATGGCACCCCACAATTTGACAGAAGTGGTGGATGGTATTATCGCTTACATCGATAATCGTGATATAACAATAGCAGAACTGATGAAGTTTGTGCTAGGGCCAGATTTTCCTACAGGAGGAATAATTTACGGATACCAAGGGATTCAAGAAGCTTTCCTTACGGGAAGGGGCAAAATCGTTATCCGTGCCAAGGCGGAGATAGTTACCAATGCCCATGGCAAAGATCAGATCGTAGCCACCGAAATCCCTTACCAAGTTAACAAAGCGCAAATGATAGAGCGCACAGCTGTGCTCATCAACGAAAAGAAGATCGAAGGAATTAGTGATATGCGCGATGAGTCCGATCGCGATGGTTTCCGGGTAGTGTACGATCTAAAGAAAGACGCTATTCCAAATATCGTACTGAACAATCTTTTCAAATATACGCAGCTTCAATCTTCGTTTGGGGTAAACAATGTGGCACTTGTAAAAGGCCGTCCACAGACGCTCAACCTGAAAGATTTGATTGTTCATTTTGTGGATCACCGCCATGAAGTGGTTGTGCGCAGAACGAAGTTTGAATTAGATGAGGCGGAGAAACGTGCCCATATCTTAGAGGGTTATTTGATTGCGCTAGATCATTTGGATGAAGTCATTTCATTGATCCGCAATTCCAAAGATCCGGAGGAAGCAAAAACAGGTTTGATCGAACGTTTTTCTTTATCTGAAATTCAATCCAAAGCTATTTTAGAAATGAGGCTGCAACGCCTTACTGGTCTGGAGCGAGATAAGATATTACAAGAATACCAAGAAGTAAAAGCGTTGATCGATCGGTTGAATGAAATATTGGCCAGCGAGCCTGTGCGCATGGGCATCATTAAAGATGAACTTCTGGAAATGAAAGAACGCTATGGCGATGCGCGGAGAACGCAAATCGTGCACAGCGAAGATGACATTACTGTGGAGGATATGATTCCCAACGAAGAGATGGTGATCACCATTTCTAACCAAGGATACATCAAACGCACTTCATTGTCGGAGTATAGAACGCAAGGTAGAGGAGGAATTGGATCGAAAGCGGTGTCCACCAAAGAAGATGATTTTACCGAGCATTTGTTTGTAGCGCAGGCTCACAATTATTTGCTCATCTTTACCGAGAAGGGACAAGTGTATTGGAAAAAGGCATATGAAATTCCGGAAGGAGCGAAGACTTCAAAGGGTCGTGCCATTCAAAATTTATTGAATATCGATGCTGGCGACCGGGTTTGTGCCGTGCTGAATGTTAAAAACTTAGAAGACCAAGAGTACATCAACAATACATTTGTGATTTTATGTACGGAGCAAGGTACGATCAAGAAAACTTCATTGGAAGCCTATTCGCGCCCACGTGCGAATGGAATTACCTCGATTACGGTGCATGATGGTGATCGATTGTTGAATGCAGCGCTGACCAATGGAACGAATCATATCATCATAGCCAAAAGCGAAGGCAAGGCCGTACACTTTAACGAAAGCGATGTGCGCCCAATGGGTCGGACAGCAGCAGGTGTACGCGGTGTAACGCTTGAATCTGATCAAGATAAAGTGATTGGTATGGTGTGCATCTCCCGCGAAGACGCCAATTTATTGGTTGTTTCTGAAAAGGGATACGGCAAGCGTTCAGACATTACCGACTACCGCATTACACGCAGAGGCGGCAAGGGTGTAAAGACCATCAACATAACCGGAAAAACTGGCAAGCTTGTTGCGATCAAGGAAGTCGTTGACAATGACGACCTCATGATTATCAATAAATCGGGCATTAGCATTCGCATAAAAGTAGAACAATTGCGTGTAATGGGCAGGGCCACGCAAGGTGTGCGCCTCATCAAGTTAAATGAGGACGATGCTATTTCTTCCGTAGAGAAAATACAACAAATAGAAGGTGCTATTGATACGCCAGAAGGTGAAAATCCCATAAATGAGAATCCTACAACTTAA
- a CDS encoding penicillin-binding protein activator LpoB produces MKPIIKLLFVSFLLTSCARTVTRIDPSQQIDLSGRWNDSDSRQVSQKMINDLLASDKFKEYAKSVGKKPAIIVGLVRNKTSEHIDADNYIKKIELAIYNSGVADLVESGTFRDKLREERAQQQDFASAETVSQWGKETGANLMLFGEMTSETDIYNKRRVVNYITTLFLTDLETNKRIWYGQQEIKKDIRN; encoded by the coding sequence ATGAAGCCAATCATTAAACTTCTATTTGTTTCTTTCTTGCTTACTTCTTGCGCGCGCACAGTTACCCGCATCGACCCCAGTCAGCAAATCGATTTAAGTGGCCGATGGAACGATAGCGACTCGCGCCAAGTTTCTCAAAAGATGATCAATGACTTGCTTGCCAGCGATAAGTTTAAAGAGTATGCCAAGTCGGTTGGCAAAAAGCCGGCTATCATTGTGGGTTTGGTTCGCAACAAAACCAGTGAACACATTGATGCCGATAACTACATCAAGAAAATTGAACTGGCCATTTACAATTCAGGTGTGGCTGACTTGGTAGAGTCTGGTACTTTTCGGGATAAACTGAGAGAAGAACGTGCTCAACAACAAGATTTTGCCAGTGCCGAAACGGTATCGCAATGGGGAAAAGAGACGGGTGCCAACTTGATGCTGTTTGGCGAAATGACTTCTGAAACCGATATCTATAATAAGCGAAGGGTAGTCAACTACATCACTACTTTGTTCCTCACCGACCTTGAGACCAACAAACGTATTTGGTACGGACAACAAGAGATTAAGAAGGATATTCGGAATTAG